From the candidate division KSB1 bacterium genome, one window contains:
- a CDS encoding sigma-54 dependent transcriptional regulator: MAENPIKARIRVLTVEDDPLMRESIITALQGKFSVSGVESGEKALKYMERERWDILLIDIGLPGMDGFALLEKVRDKYEDVPCIMITGFGQPENVVRAMRLGAYDYLTKPISRDNLFHTVEKAAERVALKQEIEQLRRVEVERNRLDQIVCQSPAMKDIMVMVDKLIKVPGATVLITGETGTGKDLIARAIHYLGPRFQYPFVVVNCAAIPENLWESELFGYEKGTFTGGLDKGKAGKFELAHGGTLFLDEVAETPLSQQAKLLHVIESQEFYRVGGTEKIHVDVQIIAATNQDLQSAVREGRFRQDLYYRLNVAHIAMPPLREHKEDILPLAKLYLNEFARKFKKSFVRIPEKTARLLEAYPWPGNVRELRNVIERAVLIHDGEQLLPEHLDFVRVEGQRATDRLFALPPEGIDLEELEKSLLKQALERAAGNKAQAARLLGISKPTFVYRLEKYGLA, from the coding sequence ATGGCAGAGAACCCCATCAAGGCAAGGATTCGCGTACTGACGGTCGAAGATGACCCGCTGATGCGCGAGTCTATCATCACCGCGCTACAAGGCAAGTTCAGCGTAAGCGGGGTGGAGAGCGGCGAGAAGGCGCTCAAATACATGGAGCGCGAGCGGTGGGATATCCTGCTCATCGACATCGGTCTGCCGGGGATGGACGGGTTCGCGCTCTTAGAAAAGGTGAGGGACAAATACGAGGATGTCCCGTGCATCATGATCACCGGCTTTGGGCAGCCCGAGAATGTGGTCCGCGCTATGCGCCTGGGCGCCTACGACTATTTGACCAAGCCCATCAGCCGGGATAACCTCTTCCACACGGTCGAAAAGGCTGCTGAGCGCGTCGCCCTGAAGCAGGAAATCGAGCAGCTCAGGCGCGTGGAAGTGGAGCGAAACCGCTTGGACCAGATCGTCTGTCAGAGCCCGGCGATGAAAGACATCATGGTCATGGTGGATAAACTCATCAAGGTCCCCGGTGCCACCGTGCTCATTACCGGCGAAACTGGCACGGGCAAGGACCTCATCGCGCGGGCCATTCACTACCTTGGGCCCCGCTTCCAGTATCCGTTCGTAGTGGTCAACTGCGCCGCGATCCCGGAGAACCTGTGGGAGAGCGAGCTCTTCGGCTACGAGAAGGGGACCTTCACCGGTGGACTGGACAAGGGCAAGGCGGGCAAATTCGAGCTGGCGCATGGAGGTACGCTCTTTCTGGACGAGGTTGCCGAGACACCGCTCAGTCAACAGGCCAAGCTGCTGCACGTCATCGAGAGCCAGGAGTTTTACCGTGTGGGAGGCACAGAGAAGATCCACGTGGACGTGCAGATCATCGCGGCCACCAATCAGGACCTACAGAGTGCGGTGCGTGAAGGGCGGTTCCGGCAAGACCTCTACTACCGCCTCAACGTGGCGCACATCGCCATGCCCCCTCTGCGAGAACACAAGGAGGATATCCTCCCGTTGGCCAAGCTTTACCTCAACGAGTTCGCCCGAAAATTCAAAAAGTCCTTTGTGCGCATACCTGAGAAGACCGCGCGCCTGCTTGAGGCCTACCCCTGGCCAGGCAACGTGCGGGAGCTGCGGAACGTCATCGAGCGGGCAGTGCTAATCCACGATGGCGAGCAACTATTGCCAGAGCATTTGGACTTTGTGCGGGTGGAAGGCCAGCGAGCCACCGACCGGCTTTTTGCCCTTCCTCCTGAGGGGATTGACTTGGAGGAATTGGAGAAGAGTCTGTTGAAGCAGGCCTTGGAGCGAGCAGCGGGGAATAAGGCGCAAGCGGCGCGCCTCCTCGGGATTTCCAAACCCACCTTTGTCTACCGCTTGGAGAAGTACGGCTTAGCGTGA
- a CDS encoding pilus assembly protein TadG-related protein: protein MHTRPKAGSARGSCCFEVRRQRNWLHCQGPRHDQRGSALAVSAVALFIALLVCGLAIDVGGILVARSQLQAAADAAALAGARGLLNGRESAITTAQHVFASNRMQNRQLWLGADEVLFPGPGQVEVSVTRSVQLFFLQVARMRSVDISARAVAALGTARKIVGMKPWAVPDLHWAPGDEVVLKAGPQGEVPSWRYPVCFPPLNKGTPITGAAAYQEAILNGSQVSIEIGDQLLVETGDMVGPTRQAVEQLLAMDPDAWLSESGIQGSRFPGDSSPRICKIALIDPNALPEPGRGTVTVVRFGVFFIEGMQGQSLVGRYMRAATIGEIGGGGSDLFCVKLIS from the coding sequence ATGCATACCAGACCAAAGGCAGGCTCCGCACGGGGTTCCTGTTGTTTTGAGGTGCGCAGGCAGCGAAACTGGTTGCATTGCCAGGGACCAAGGCATGACCAGCGCGGCTCGGCCCTGGCGGTCTCAGCGGTGGCGCTGTTCATTGCATTGTTGGTGTGTGGACTCGCTATCGACGTGGGGGGTATTCTGGTGGCCCGCTCCCAGCTGCAAGCGGCCGCCGATGCTGCTGCCCTGGCCGGCGCACGTGGCCTGCTCAATGGTCGGGAGTCGGCGATTACCACAGCCCAGCACGTGTTTGCCAGCAACAGGATGCAGAATCGCCAACTCTGGCTTGGAGCGGATGAGGTGTTGTTCCCTGGGCCGGGACAGGTGGAGGTGTCCGTCACCCGAAGTGTGCAGCTCTTCTTCTTGCAAGTGGCTCGAATGAGGAGTGTGGACATCTCGGCGCGGGCCGTTGCCGCACTGGGTACGGCGCGGAAGATCGTAGGCATGAAACCATGGGCAGTACCGGACCTCCACTGGGCGCCCGGTGACGAGGTCGTGCTAAAAGCGGGGCCCCAGGGCGAGGTGCCGAGCTGGCGTTATCCGGTCTGTTTTCCGCCGTTGAACAAGGGAACTCCGATTACTGGGGCGGCCGCCTATCAGGAGGCCATACTGAACGGCTCGCAAGTCTCCATCGAAATCGGCGACCAGCTTCTGGTGGAAACCGGGGACATGGTGGGGCCCACGCGGCAAGCCGTCGAACAGCTCTTGGCCATGGACCCTGACGCCTGGTTGAGCGAAAGCGGCATTCAGGGGTCGCGCTTCCCTGGGGACAGTAGCCCCCGCATTTGCAAGATTGCGCTCATCGATCCTAACGCGCTGCCGGAGCCAGGACGCGGCACGGTGACGGTCGTGCGCTTCGGCGTCTTTTTCATCGAAGGGATGCAGGGGCAGTCGCTTGTGGGGCGGTACATGCGTGCGGCCACGATCGGTGAGATAGGAGGCGGGGGCTCGGACCTCTTCTGTGTGAAACTGATTTCCTGA
- a CDS encoding N-acetylmuramoyl-L-alanine amidase, which produces MRPCRVMAGRSCRLLWALVLEGFVACAAVTVLPPQATRIAHVSYRAGTVAVEFSYRGHVSVRQHRWGQRLILDLSPCLVDRAGAVRVGDEYVVEYHWAQHDLRTVRVVVTPQVGKDARVRLQRDRLVVMVGGGTTPRPAQRPLMVLIDPGHGGSDTGGRGRRGTLEKDVTLDISLRLARRLLADRRFDVRMTRIDDTGPSLAARRDMVRALQPDLLISVHVNASRNPEKSKTEVYYYGSASRDLARHVGLALMNTLGTEELVFGSRAFYVLRSNGASYSILVEPLYLSNDQDERLLASAAGRERIARVLHSALVSYFRQR; this is translated from the coding sequence GTGCGACCTTGTCGGGTGATGGCAGGCAGATCATGTCGGCTGCTGTGGGCGCTCGTGCTCGAGGGTTTTGTGGCCTGCGCTGCGGTTACCGTCTTGCCCCCGCAGGCAACGAGAATCGCGCACGTCAGCTACCGCGCCGGCACCGTCGCAGTAGAGTTCTCCTACAGGGGTCATGTGTCCGTGCGACAGCATCGGTGGGGGCAGCGCCTCATCCTCGACCTTTCGCCCTGCTTGGTGGATAGGGCAGGGGCGGTGCGGGTCGGGGATGAGTACGTGGTGGAATACCATTGGGCGCAACACGATCTGAGGACGGTCCGCGTGGTGGTTACACCCCAGGTGGGTAAAGACGCCCGTGTGCGACTGCAACGCGACCGCCTGGTGGTGATGGTGGGGGGCGGAACGACTCCCCGGCCTGCGCAGCGACCGCTTATGGTGCTGATAGACCCCGGCCATGGGGGCAGCGATACAGGAGGAAGGGGAAGGCGCGGTACCTTGGAAAAGGACGTGACCCTGGACATATCACTCCGACTGGCGCGCCGGTTGCTGGCCGACCGTCGATTTGATGTGCGCATGACCAGAATCGATGACACTGGGCCCTCGCTTGCGGCCAGACGCGACATGGTGCGGGCGTTGCAGCCCGATCTACTGATCTCGGTGCACGTGAATGCCTCTCGGAACCCGGAAAAGTCCAAGACCGAGGTCTACTACTACGGAAGCGCCAGCCGCGATTTGGCGAGGCACGTAGGCCTTGCCCTAATGAACACCTTAGGAACGGAGGAGCTCGTCTTCGGCAGTCGCGCATTCTACGTGCTACGTTCCAACGGCGCGTCGTATTCGATCCTGGTGGAGCCCCTTTACCTTTCCAATGACCAGGATGAACGGCTCCTCGCCAGTGCGGCCGGCCGGGAGCGCA
- a CDS encoding pilus assembly protein TadG-related protein: MLQGGKQVCTEALGHRTQGGGGRQVKGLFGDQKGSALALATAMMFVFLCCAGMAIDLGSILSSRTQLQSAVDAAALSGARGLIQNEQRAISYAVATFGANKLQNRSLQLNAGEVSFPAANQVHVSVTRPVNLFFLQLIGLRRVNVSAEATAMCGTVRSTYGLKPWAVPDEHWQVGDRVVLKTSPHGHGGTQGSWHYPICFPPLNRGNPVRGADAYRNNLIYGASCKVEIGDWLLVEPGNMQGPTSQGVNEILALDPGAYWDGDHIAGSRYPGDSSPRVCKIALIDPNDDPGNGRTEVRVIRFGVFFLEGMDGQDVVGYYMRAATRGEMGPGGSDLFAVKLVS; this comes from the coding sequence GTGCTGCAGGGTGGCAAGCAAGTCTGTACGGAGGCCTTAGGTCACCGAACGCAGGGTGGCGGTGGGCGACAGGTGAAGGGCCTGTTCGGCGATCAGAAAGGCAGCGCTCTTGCCCTTGCGACTGCAATGATGTTTGTGTTTCTGTGTTGCGCGGGAATGGCCATTGACTTGGGCTCTATTCTCTCCTCGCGCACGCAGTTGCAGTCGGCGGTGGATGCGGCGGCGTTGAGTGGGGCACGCGGACTCATTCAGAACGAGCAGAGGGCCATCTCTTACGCGGTGGCGACCTTCGGTGCAAACAAGCTGCAGAACCGGTCACTGCAGCTCAACGCCGGCGAGGTATCCTTTCCGGCGGCCAACCAAGTTCATGTCTCCGTCACGCGGCCTGTCAACCTCTTTTTCTTGCAGCTCATTGGCTTACGGCGGGTGAACGTTTCCGCAGAGGCGACGGCCATGTGCGGCACCGTACGCAGCACCTACGGGCTGAAGCCTTGGGCCGTGCCCGATGAGCATTGGCAGGTGGGCGACCGGGTGGTGCTCAAAACCAGCCCGCACGGGCACGGCGGAACCCAGGGGAGCTGGCACTATCCGATCTGCTTTCCGCCACTCAACAGAGGCAACCCGGTTCGGGGAGCAGATGCGTACCGGAATAATCTCATCTATGGGGCCTCTTGCAAGGTTGAGATTGGCGACTGGCTGTTGGTGGAGCCCGGCAACATGCAGGGGCCCACGAGTCAAGGTGTAAACGAAATCCTGGCGTTGGACCCAGGGGCCTATTGGGACGGCGACCACATCGCCGGCTCGCGCTACCCTGGCGATAGCAGCCCGCGCGTATGCAAGATTGCCCTCATCGATCCTAATGACGATCCGGGAAATGGCAGAACCGAAGTGAGGGTAATCCGCTTCGGCGTCTTTTTCCTGGAGGGCATGGACGGGCAAGACGTGGTGGGCTACTACATGCGCGCAGCGACCCGCGGGGAGATGGGCCCAGGTGGTTCCGACCTGTTCGCCGTCAAGCTCGTCTCCTGA